ggggcAAAATAGTTAAAATAACCAAACTACATGGAGCAAAAACGAAGTTAACTCGATATCTTAAGACACTTATGTAGCATCAACCTAGGtatatttttgttaaatataGTTTATCAATTATGACTCAATGTATGACAAACACCGTTTTTGCTAAAATATTCAGCAACATCTAAAGTTTGTATTGTTAGTATGTGTATCGTACTAGTCTTTAAACCATTCCACTATAGCATATAGTAGACTAGTACTTAAAAGTTTAAAAAGACTCAAAACAACACACTTACACCGTATGAACTTTAATAACAAAACTAACTTTAGATGTTACTTAACACGGTACCTAGTTTAGTGTAAAATAGATGTTCGCGGAATACAATGGATAGATAGGCTAACCGAGCAAAACCCGACTCGGTTGCTATTCAAACATATAAAACCAAACATAAACGCAAACATATGTTTCGAAACACTGATCACCGCATTTCAAACTTCATCGTCATCATCGCCTTCTTCCTCCGAGAAATCACTAGCTCTACCAGTAGATTTCGACAcaggttcttcatcatcatcctcgtaTTCATCATCTTTGTCTTCAATTATCTGTGGTGATAGGGCTTTCGGGTCGTCTTCATCATCTAAATCCTCCTGTTTTGCTAATTCATTAGGCAAAataacttcttcttcttcatcgtcaTCTTCGTCGTAGGGCGATTTGATGTCCTCGGGTGCAGgagcttttgttgattcttcaaCATTGGTGGGAGATCCAACTGTTGTTTCTTCAGAAGGTTTGATGAACTCTTCCACCTGTGTAGCATCAACCTATAGGTATATATTTGCATGTCATAAAAACTTATTGCCGTTAAAATATATAACTAGTTAATTACCCAATATTCATCAGTTCCTTCCACCATATGAAATTGCAAGTTATTTAAATATATTCCCTATAAATATGCTAATGATTGTTTGTGGTCTATGAAAAATAGATATTTCATAATAAAGATATTTTTATCAAACTGCCCAAACCAAAGAAAGTCGACCAGTTTGAAATATATACGGTTAACTACCAAAACTGAACCGTGAAATCTTAAAACTGTGAAAACCGGCCAGTTTGACCAACCCGGCCAGTTTGACCAACCCAACCAACCCGTccaatgctttttttttttttttttttttatactgTAGTTAGCGGTTCAACCTATAATTAGTGATTCTAAGCATGAGGGGGGTTCATTAGAGACCAACATATTTAGAGGAAACCACTTTTTGTCAACATCTCATATCATGAATAATGACCGTTCTCATCTCATCCATGATCAAAGTGATCAGATGGCTCGAAAGAACTATTGTTTTTACTAATTATTTGTAGTTATCTAATGAACATGCCCCTTTTAAGAGTGACCATCTTCATTTCAACAAGTTCTCACTTGAGAATTTCATAAATTTCGATCTCTGTGGACTTTTTTTTTTCATAGAACGATGAACAAACGTTGAATATGATCCTTGTACGACGTTATTTTTCTAATTCGACAAAAAAGTATTGATCAAATATGATGTAAATGATTCGTTCTCTCATAAAAAGTCGTATGAGAAGGAAATATATGTTGTTTTCGCCCAATACGATTGGTTGTGTTGTATGCGAAGAAAACAATGAAGACATGCATGGAATATTAAAGTATGAGAGGAAGAACCTGAGCAGAGGCCATTTTGGTATGAGATGAGATAGTGAAGAAGTGGAAGCAAACGAGTTGTTGAATGATGATATTTGTTAGAGAATGAATAACATATTTATAAGCAAAAAGGGTGAAAAGAAGCAAGGGAATAGTTGGAGGGGGAAACAATGGTAATCTTGAAAGATAACTTTTATGCTTTAATGATTCGATGGGTGTTGGTTAAGGTTTTCGATCCAGGGTATGATGGATGTGTGTTTTGAAAGTGATTATCATATCATATGGTTATACTTTATGAATGCAAATTTATTTATATGATGTGAACTTATAAGGATTTTGTAATTATTCACAAAGAACCAATGCCATTCCCACTTGTCTATGAGAAATGGCCTTAGTTATAGCCTGATTAAAGGTACATGGTAtaattttgtgtgtgtgtgtggggggggggggggggtatggggtagAGAGTATTATTGAAGGGTTAAGGTAAGGTGCTTTGATGCTTGAAACCACTTGCCAAAAGTTTTGATGCAAAAGGGTGCCTAATTCTTTGAACATAGAAGGTGGTTCAACCCTTTTCTTTTCAACTTTGGGAGGTACTTCATTTGCCTTTCTTTCTTTATGGTATTCCATCAACTTATGCCCTTAAAAACTACGATACTTTAGTAAAAATGTAAAATATAACCATGCTAAGGGTGATATACTCATTTGCCATCCACCAATGAACAAAAACTAGTCACACCCATTCAACTTAATGGGAGAAAATTACACTGTACTAATAAAGTTTTTCAAATATTCTACTAAATTTATCTAAACTTTTATGTAAAGAGTAAACACCCAACTTTCATTATGTGATTTACCTGGGGATTGGAAAAATTACACTATAGTATAAACTTTTCCAAATGTTCGATTAAATTTATTCAAACTTATACGTAAAAATATGCAACATTCAGAATGTGTTTCAGATTTGAATTGATGGCATTTCATAATTTTGTTAGTCTTTAAATTAAGAAATTGACATGAATCAGTAAATAATTGATGtgaatatttatttattaaaaaaataatgcACCAGATACAATTATATTATGTGATTTTTAAGATTCTCTCCTAAAAAATTGATTATGTGCTTATTTATAGAGTAAATACGCGTGTATATACAAAAATTAAATCTTCAAACTAATGGAAGTTAAAAGTAGAGATTAGGGGggtcaggtttttttttttttttttttttttaggtttttggggtgggggtgttagtttttttggtgaggtatagtttttttttttgtttttttttttttgccgtgggggggggggggtgggggggtttgggtggtggtggtggggtgtttaagttttgggtggtgatgtgatgggtttaattttaggttattggacacttgtcactctataaatcatTCTTATACTTCTTACAATTAGatgcctttgtagaataacttgaccctatAAGTAGACGTGCACAAACCGGGTTTTTTTAATACTCAGGTACGGGTATGATCGGGTTTTGTCTTTTCGTGTATTGGTCATACCCAGGTCGGGTTCGGGTATTGGCCAGAAAATCTATACCCGGTGTACCCGGGTTCTGGTTTTCAATACCCAGGTATTAGAATACTCTATTTCCGGGTCTGGGTAGGTTTCTGGTCGGTTATGGTTCGGGTTTGGGTATAGATCGGGTTTTTCGATTCATTCTTTTGCATAAAACATAGAAATATAGTGGAAACCTTTATTTATACATAATATATGCCTTGAAATCTGTCCAAAAAAAAAGCTTAGACAGGCTCTaaacgttcaaaataaagttGTTGTACACAACGGATCTGGGTATTACGAAAACCCGGGTCCGGGTATTACGAAAACCCGGGTACGTGTTTTATGGAAACCTGGGTACAAACCGGGTACTAAAAAGCCCGAGTTTGGGTATTGAATGAAATACGCATACCCGGTCCCTACCCTACGGGTAGGGTCGGTTTCGGGCTTTAAAAACCCGATTTTCTAATACCTGAGTTCGAGGATTTCTTTTCCGTCGGGTTTTTCGTTCACCTCTATTTAAAGGGATGGGTGCATTTTATTTGTATATGGCAACGGCACAAAATTTAgattcttttaatttttttcattgGTATATAAAAACATTAATATCAGTCATTTTTTTACAAGTGAACTTCACAACGGACGGCTAATTCACACCCGCAAGACACAGGTCCGCCACCACTCATTATCAGGATtgtgttgtcttaaccgggtccacGCATGATCAAGAGGGTCGGCTCTTGTAGAGGGGGCAACTCCTGTCATGTGGCAGGAGGTTGGAATTTTCTCAGGGACAACGTAACGCAATATCGGTCATTTGGTCTATCCTTAATGGATAAATCACATTGGGCCCATTGGGATACCATTTTCAGTTATAAGAAGTTGGGCAAAAGGTTTTATTGGTCCGGAAACTCTTATGTTAGGCTATCTGTTATTAGATGCCTAGAGTCTTTTGCCAACATCACCACACTTGTTTTTCAATTTAATTTTCACGTGAAATCATTACACACATTTACTTTTGGTTAATAGTAACTTTTCATATGAGTTTCAGTGGAGAGAAGTCTTGGACAAGGTGACCCGTTGTcacattttttttttatcattgcCGACAGCTTTCCAAGACGTTGAAGCAACGGGTTTATTAATGCGAATGCTGTATTGATTGATGGTAGGGGAATGGAGTCTTAGCAATATTTCTAATATGTTGGGAGCTCTAAACTGTTTTTATTTAGCTCCTGGTCTGAAGTTTTTATGTACACAAGTCGAGTATATTTAGAGTGGGAGTGGATTATCAAGAGGTAAAGGAGTTTGCGtgtgttagagcattcacatccaacccaCTAAAATCTGTGAGTGGAGTTTTTATAATGTAAAGAGGAAGGGAAATATAACTTGGAGGAGTGGTTGAAAAATcattgtttatttttataatgGACTTTGACGCTTTGTTGCTAACTAGTTTCTTGCTCGTCGGGTTTTCTTAATAATTTAAAGGACTTCAAAAACgagtgtgaaaagagaaatcactTTACCTATGTGGTAGTGACGTAACACCATTTTttttaagagcattcacatctctttcatcatttttttttctataattacactaaaaacaacTACGTTTTCTTCGttcttttaattaaataatatttttttagtaTAAAGATCATATACAAATAAGTCTTAACATACAAAAGAGCCTTAACATGAAAATTGaaggttttttttaatttttttttccatCTACTTAAGGATCATATACAAATGAGTCTTTCTCCTCCACTCACagccactttcaaaatatattataaaattatataagaTGAATAATGTTCTCTCAAATATTCAGATAAACAATAACATTTTCTCTCTTCTTCACTTACAACCATTTTTTTAtaactagtcgtttacccgcgcgatgcggcgggaaacatatcacttaggttggtgagtttagggctatgtacggggaTGTAGTTTCCGATGTGGCGTGCGACGACGATGGTGGCAGTGTAGCAGAACGTGAGGGTCGGTTGCGGCCTTCTTTAGCGACGGAGAATCAGCGGTGTGCGGCGATTGGTGGTTTCGTGATGGCGTTTGGTGGTTATTGTGTGACGGCCGGTTACCGGCTTCAGGAGAAAACAAAGACAATTGTGTGATTCTAGTTATGTTATGAGGGGTTTTAAAGATGTGGGTAGATCAACGGTTTTGAATGATGAATTGTATCATCGGTTACAATGAGTCCTtcggcagtggcgaagcttgacgttTCCGACCAGGggggtaactatgtaaataacatttaaaaaaagaaaaaacagaCATTTGCGCGATGCGGCGAAGGCAACATATTACAACGCAACACTCTAAAGCTTGAAAATTTTAGAGGTTTGTTGGGTGATTAAGAACATCCAACAATGTACTTATTCGGTTCACGCTTCTATCATTGTAGATGCCATTAAAAAGTTCATCACCAAACCCGGAACCTA
This is a stretch of genomic DNA from Helianthus annuus cultivar XRQ/B chromosome 16, HanXRQr2.0-SUNRISE, whole genome shotgun sequence. It encodes these proteins:
- the LOC110915732 gene encoding nucleolin; this encodes MASAQVDATQVEEFIKPSEETTVGSPTNVEESTKAPAPEDIKSPYDEDDDEEEEVILPNELAKQEDLDDEDDPKALSPQIIEDKDDEYEDDDEEPVSKSTGRASDFSEEEGDDDDEV